One Mycolicibacterium fallax genomic window, GGCGACGTCGTCTCGAGAGATTTGTGACACGGGATAAAAGCCTATCGTCCGACCTCGGGCGGCCACGGGTTGGTCCGCTCCGGGCGCGCGGCCTTCGCACTGCCGGGCGCCCGAGGCTGTGCAAAGCTGGAATTCGTGCCTTCGTATCTACTGCGCGTTCAACTCGCCGATCGCCCCGGCAGCCTCGGCTCCCTGGCGGTCGCCCTCGGGTCGGTCGGGGTCGACATCCTTTCCCTCGACGTCGTCGAGCGCGAAGTCGGCTACGCCGTCGACGACCTGGTGGTCGAACTGCCCTCCGGCGGGATGCCGGACGCCGTGATCACCGCGGCCGAGGCACTCAGCGGCATCCGGGTGCAGAGCATCCGGCCGCACACCGGCCTGCTGGAGGCCAATCGCGAGCTGGAACTGATCGCCCACGTCGCGGCCGGCCAGGGCCGGGGCGCCAAGATGCAGATCCTGGTCGACGAGGCACCGCGGGTGCTGCGGGTGGCCTGGACCAGCATCGTCACCCAGACCGACGGACCGCTGCAGCGGGTGGCCGGCAGCGCGGCCGCCCCCGAGACGCTGTGCCAGACCGTGCCGTGGCTGCCGCTGGAGGCGGCCACCGCGCTCGACGGCACCGCCGACTGGGTTCCTCAGCTGTGGCGAGACCTG contains:
- a CDS encoding ACT domain-containing protein, which encodes MPSYLLRVQLADRPGSLGSLAVALGSVGVDILSLDVVEREVGYAVDDLVVELPSGGMPDAVITAAEALSGIRVQSIRPHTGLLEANRELELIAHVAAGQGRGAKMQILVDEAPRVLRVAWTSIVTQTDGPLQRVAGSAAAPETLCQTVPWLPLEAATALDGTADWVPQLWRDLDTALAAAPLGSSDTALVLGRVGGPEFLPSEIARLGYLSGIVTSLLR